From the Blastopirellula marina genome, one window contains:
- a CDS encoding prenyltransferase/squalene oxidase repeat-containing protein — MLAISSFAFAADGPISSESQKKLDTIVASGLKYLEKNGQAPDGSFTAQAGPGLTALAVTGALRSGKTVEDAVVVKGLKALEGFVKPDGGIYGNGRLRNYETCVAMLCFKEANADGRYNETLKKAREFVTGLQYGKGEVEQEDVWFGGVGYGGAGRPDLSNTGYLVEALIDTGSEADDEAIQRALVFVSRCQNLESKYNTTEFAGKVNDGGFFYEIPREKIDPSTSPERFTENGGIRSYGSMTYAGLKSMIYAGLTKDDPRVKAASEWVTNNYSVEQNPGMGSAGLFYYYHTFAAGLGTAGLTEVTDAEGKTHNWREELIDELAKRQNEDGSWSNENGRWFENDKNLATAFALMALSYCDADSTQPSGTVTK; from the coding sequence ATGCTAGCCATCAGTTCCTTCGCGTTTGCTGCGGATGGTCCCATTTCGAGTGAGTCTCAGAAGAAGCTCGATACGATCGTCGCCAGTGGCTTGAAGTATCTTGAGAAAAACGGGCAGGCCCCTGATGGCAGTTTTACAGCTCAGGCAGGCCCCGGCCTCACGGCTCTTGCTGTGACTGGTGCGCTTCGTAGCGGAAAGACCGTTGAAGATGCGGTCGTCGTGAAAGGGCTTAAAGCACTGGAAGGTTTCGTCAAGCCAGATGGTGGGATCTACGGTAACGGTCGCTTGCGCAACTACGAAACCTGCGTGGCGATGCTCTGCTTCAAAGAAGCCAACGCCGATGGCCGCTACAACGAAACACTTAAAAAGGCCCGCGAGTTCGTCACCGGACTGCAGTATGGCAAGGGAGAAGTTGAGCAGGAAGACGTCTGGTTTGGGGGTGTTGGATATGGTGGTGCAGGCCGCCCTGATCTTTCCAACACCGGCTACCTGGTCGAAGCGTTGATCGATACAGGCAGTGAAGCCGACGACGAAGCGATCCAACGTGCATTGGTCTTTGTTTCGCGCTGTCAGAACCTGGAAAGCAAGTACAACACAACCGAGTTCGCCGGCAAAGTGAACGATGGTGGCTTCTTTTATGAGATCCCACGCGAGAAGATCGATCCCTCCACTTCCCCGGAGCGTTTTACCGAAAACGGCGGCATCCGCAGCTACGGTTCGATGACCTACGCGGGCCTAAAGAGCATGATCTATGCCGGACTGACCAAAGACGACCCGCGTGTGAAGGCTGCTTCAGAATGGGTAACCAATAACTACAGCGTCGAACAGAATCCAGGCATGGGGAGCGCCGGCTTGTTCTACTACTACCACACGTTCGCCGCTGGTTTGGGTACGGCTGGCCTGACGGAAGTGACCGACGCCGAGGGTAAAACCCACAACTGGCGCGAAGAGTTGATCGACGAATTGGCCAAACGCCAGAACGAAGATGGCTCGTGGTCCAACGAAAACGGTCGCTGGTTCGAGAACGATAAGAACCTGGCAACTGCGTTTGCACTGATGGCCCTGTCCTACTGCGATGCCGACTCCACCCAGCCCTCTGGCACCGTCACAAAATAA
- a CDS encoding DUF1559 domain-containing protein, which yields MASSRGFTLVELLVVIAIIGVLIALLLPAVQMARESARRMQCTNHMKQWGLAMHNYHDTVGKLPFGATNDSNGKRHTWVVSLWPYIEQNNLAEAYDYNKPFYDTPNIIQNTFDGVLAQPVEFYYCPSMNGGKMNTSDAYWRCRVHYAVNYGNVTIPNGSSTATEALKAPFGFEGSQGALGETPRTSDFSGFTDGLSNTMLMSELRAHPNDSEPDHRGDSFNDDAAGGGFMTVSTPNSSAADVVSSAWCVDKPEIGLPCVGGNEHHAARSLHPGGVQVLMGDGSVHFVSETIAIDVWRAAGTMEGKETQSLN from the coding sequence ATGGCCTCTTCTCGCGGTTTTACTCTGGTAGAACTTTTGGTGGTTATTGCCATTATCGGAGTGCTCATCGCGCTGCTGCTTCCGGCCGTTCAAATGGCCCGCGAATCTGCTCGACGGATGCAGTGCACCAACCACATGAAACAGTGGGGCCTGGCAATGCATAACTATCACGATACCGTCGGCAAGCTGCCGTTTGGTGCGACCAACGACAGTAACGGCAAGCGGCACACATGGGTGGTGAGCCTATGGCCTTATATCGAGCAGAACAATCTGGCCGAAGCATACGACTACAACAAGCCGTTCTACGACACGCCGAACATCATTCAAAACACGTTTGATGGTGTCTTGGCCCAGCCGGTCGAGTTCTACTACTGCCCAAGCATGAACGGCGGCAAAATGAACACGTCCGACGCCTACTGGCGCTGCCGCGTTCACTATGCTGTGAACTACGGAAACGTCACGATTCCCAATGGTAGCTCGACGGCAACTGAAGCATTGAAGGCTCCTTTCGGTTTCGAAGGAAGCCAGGGGGCACTTGGAGAAACGCCGCGCACGAGTGACTTTTCTGGCTTCACCGATGGCCTTAGCAACACAATGCTGATGTCGGAACTGCGAGCCCACCCTAACGACTCCGAGCCAGACCACCGTGGCGATTCCTTCAACGACGACGCAGCCGGCGGTGGATTCATGACCGTGTCGACCCCCAATTCCTCGGCTGCCGACGTGGTATCGTCGGCCTGGTGTGTCGATAAACCGGAGATCGGACTTCCATGTGTTGGTGGCAACGAGCATCACGCTGCCCGCAGCCTACACCCTGGTGGTGTTCAGGTTTTGATGGGGGACGGTTCAGTGCACTTCGTCAGCGAAACAATTGCCATCGACGTCTGGCGGGCCGCCGGCACGATGGAAGGGAAAGAAACCCAATCACTCAACTAG
- a CDS encoding HD domain-containing protein: MSELLQIPEVVGLQSRSDVIRIPPDMDVPLTDRVRHLVDTAEFRRLVHISQLGLVSLVFPAAHHSRFEHSLGVYQTMLLYLQRLAHVPEFAEVIETKDAELMIVAALLHDLGHWPFCHPIEDMRLAGVPQHELFANSFLLEGEIADCLRDDWGINPRDVVSFLSEKGRTNKMKLMQSIISGPIDVDKLDYLQRDSLHAGVPYGRNFDQQRLIASLCVSQEGDKLALTNKGRTAAEMMVFARYVMFSEVYWHHAVRSATAMLQRAFFMLRPQLELDSLFRLTERPMIEAMLEAAGNGPARDLLDGLFGPSRRLYKRLFEYSHFDHPELFHQIARRPYDWLVDLSDQFATTLSRHLSRRVAPHEILIDAPPIKLEVQFNIDVLDQKTGKYRALGDVSPMVETLAKRQFDDYVKKVRIFIHPRLEDSIESDSAIESLFVDTVRSMFPETG; encoded by the coding sequence ATGAGTGAACTCCTTCAAATCCCGGAAGTGGTTGGGTTGCAGTCTCGATCCGATGTGATCCGCATCCCTCCTGACATGGACGTCCCATTGACCGATCGGGTTCGGCACCTGGTCGATACGGCCGAATTTCGTCGGTTGGTCCATATCAGCCAATTGGGACTGGTGTCACTCGTTTTCCCGGCGGCCCATCACAGCCGATTCGAGCATAGCCTGGGCGTTTACCAGACCATGCTGCTGTACCTGCAGCGATTGGCCCATGTGCCAGAGTTCGCTGAAGTCATTGAAACCAAGGATGCCGAATTGATGATCGTGGCGGCCTTGCTGCACGATCTGGGGCATTGGCCCTTCTGTCATCCGATTGAAGACATGCGATTGGCGGGCGTGCCGCAGCACGAACTGTTCGCCAATAGCTTTCTGCTGGAAGGAGAAATCGCCGACTGCTTGCGAGATGATTGGGGGATCAACCCTCGCGATGTCGTCAGCTTCCTGTCCGAGAAGGGACGCACCAACAAGATGAAGCTCATGCAGAGCATCATCTCTGGGCCAATTGATGTCGACAAGCTTGATTACTTGCAACGCGATAGCCTGCATGCTGGTGTCCCCTATGGCCGCAACTTCGACCAGCAGCGTCTGATCGCCAGCCTGTGCGTTAGCCAGGAAGGGGACAAGCTTGCCCTGACGAACAAGGGTCGTACGGCCGCCGAGATGATGGTCTTTGCCCGCTACGTGATGTTTAGCGAAGTTTACTGGCACCACGCGGTTCGCAGTGCGACCGCGATGCTGCAGCGGGCATTTTTCATGCTGCGTCCGCAGTTGGAACTCGATTCCCTGTTTCGCCTGACCGAAAGGCCGATGATCGAGGCCATGCTGGAAGCGGCCGGCAATGGGCCTGCTCGCGATTTACTGGATGGGCTCTTCGGTCCTTCTCGTCGGCTCTATAAGCGTCTTTTCGAGTACTCACATTTTGATCATCCCGAACTGTTTCATCAGATTGCCCGGCGTCCTTATGACTGGCTGGTCGACCTGAGCGATCAATTCGCGACGACATTGTCGCGGCATTTGTCACGTCGGGTAGCACCCCATGAGATCTTGATCGACGCGCCGCCGATCAAGTTGGAAGTGCAATTCAATATCGATGTGCTCGACCAGAAGACAGGCAAGTACCGAGCCTTGGGCGACGTATCGCCGATGGTCGAGACGCTTGCGAAGAGGCAGTTCGACGACTACGTCAAGAAGGTGCGGATCTTTATTCATCCGCGACTCGAGGATTCGATCGAGAGTGACTCTGCGATCGAATCCTTGTTCGTCGATACGGTTCGAAGCATGTTCCCTGAAACGGGCTAA
- the aspS gene encoding aspartate--tRNA ligase, whose protein sequence is MYRTHTCGELRKSDVGQTVTLAGWVDSYRDHGGGLFVDLRDRYGKTQVVFSSDSGEETQKLSRTLRNEDVIQVVGKIDPRPDGTVNPKLSTGEIEIKVEKLVVLNKCKTPPFFPGQQDMPGEDLRLKHRYLDLRRQQMQNTMMLRSKIIKLMRDYFEEQQFIDVETPILGRSTPEGARDYLVPSRVHHGEFYALPQSPQLYKQILMMAGYDRYVQVARCFRDEDLRADRQPEFTQLDLEMAFCEMDDVIGIIDGLVTKVAKEVHDVDVTGPLPRMTYDEAMERFGHDAPDLRFDLEIIDATDLAAEAEFRVFRAVADAGNRVRGMCAKGAADKYSRRLIDDMTSMVQDDFGAKGLAWFKVEADGTLNSPIAKNFTPELLAKFKERFAAEPGDLILIVADKFEVTCKALYGLRKKLGAELKLYDPKAMHFSWVVEFPMFDYDEEEGRWVAMHHPFTAPRPQDVELLDSDPGKCRALAYDLVINGSEAGGGTIRIHDNATQQKVFGLLGMTEEDAKGRFGFLLDALQYGAPPHGGIALGIDRWVMLFGYLDNIRDCIAFPKTQRAADLMTEAPSTVDRKQLEELAIKVLRLDEVKK, encoded by the coding sequence TTGTATCGCACACACACTTGCGGCGAATTACGAAAATCCGACGTCGGCCAAACCGTTACCCTGGCTGGGTGGGTTGATTCGTACCGCGATCACGGCGGCGGGCTGTTTGTCGATCTTCGCGACCGATATGGCAAGACCCAGGTGGTTTTCAGTAGCGACAGCGGCGAGGAAACGCAGAAGCTTTCGCGAACCCTTCGCAATGAAGATGTGATCCAGGTCGTTGGCAAGATCGATCCGCGCCCCGATGGGACTGTGAACCCGAAGCTGAGCACCGGCGAGATTGAAATCAAGGTCGAGAAGCTGGTCGTTCTGAACAAGTGCAAGACGCCTCCGTTCTTTCCTGGCCAGCAAGACATGCCAGGGGAAGACCTCCGTCTGAAGCATCGCTACCTGGACCTTCGCCGCCAGCAGATGCAAAACACGATGATGCTGCGCAGCAAGATCATCAAGCTGATGCGCGACTACTTCGAAGAACAACAATTCATCGACGTCGAGACTCCGATTCTCGGCCGCAGCACGCCGGAAGGGGCTCGCGACTACCTCGTTCCCAGCCGCGTGCACCATGGTGAATTCTACGCACTGCCGCAGTCGCCGCAGTTGTACAAGCAAATCCTGATGATGGCCGGTTACGACCGCTACGTGCAGGTTGCCCGCTGCTTCCGCGACGAAGACCTTCGCGCCGACCGCCAGCCAGAGTTCACCCAGTTGGACCTCGAGATGGCCTTCTGCGAAATGGACGACGTGATCGGCATCATCGATGGCTTGGTCACCAAAGTTGCCAAGGAAGTTCATGACGTCGACGTCACGGGGCCCCTACCGCGGATGACCTACGACGAAGCCATGGAACGCTTCGGCCACGATGCTCCGGACCTGCGTTTCGACTTGGAAATCATCGACGCAACCGACCTGGCTGCCGAAGCCGAGTTCCGCGTTTTCCGAGCCGTTGCCGACGCTGGCAACCGTGTTCGTGGTATGTGCGCCAAGGGTGCTGCCGATAAGTACTCGCGCCGCCTGATCGACGACATGACCTCGATGGTCCAAGACGACTTCGGTGCCAAGGGGCTTGCCTGGTTCAAGGTCGAAGCCGACGGAACTCTCAACTCGCCCATCGCGAAGAACTTCACTCCGGAACTGTTGGCCAAATTCAAAGAGCGTTTCGCCGCCGAGCCTGGCGATTTAATCCTGATCGTCGCTGACAAGTTTGAAGTGACCTGCAAAGCACTTTATGGCCTGCGAAAGAAGCTGGGTGCCGAACTGAAGCTGTACGATCCCAAGGCAATGCACTTCAGCTGGGTGGTCGAATTCCCCATGTTCGACTACGACGAAGAAGAAGGACGCTGGGTCGCGATGCACCATCCGTTCACTGCACCACGCCCGCAAGACGTCGAACTTCTCGACAGCGATCCCGGCAAGTGCCGCGCATTGGCCTACGACCTGGTGATCAACGGTAGTGAAGCAGGCGGCGGTACGATTCGTATCCACGACAACGCGACCCAGCAAAAAGTCTTCGGTCTGCTGGGCATGACGGAAGAAGACGCCAAGGGACGCTTTGGCTTCTTGCTCGACGCCCTGCAGTATGGTGCTCCACCGCACGGCGGTATCGCCCTGGGTATCGACCGCTGGGTGATGCTGTTCGGTTACCTGGACAACATCCGCGACTGCATCGCGTTCCCCAAGACGCAGCGTGCCGCCGACCTGATGACCGAAGCCCCAAGCACGGTTGATCGCAAGCAACTCGAAGAACTGGCGATCAAAGTGCTGCGTCTGGACGAAGTGAAGAAGTAG
- a CDS encoding carboxypeptidase regulatory-like domain-containing protein has product MLRLICAAIVAAVCAIGCSASDDSGLPKRVPVKAIVMYEGKPVEGATVTFGSAEIRGAVGNTDKQGEVTLWTYEPGDGVIPGKYTVAIRKLEVLALPDPEQVSPEEYSKAMREMNRALSGTPKHLVPKKYSKHETSELTAEVVDGGENIFTFELED; this is encoded by the coding sequence ATGCTTCGATTGATCTGCGCAGCGATTGTTGCTGCGGTTTGTGCTATTGGCTGTTCCGCATCAGACGATTCCGGCTTGCCTAAGCGTGTACCGGTCAAGGCAATCGTCATGTATGAAGGAAAGCCCGTCGAAGGTGCTACCGTTACATTCGGTAGTGCCGAGATACGGGGTGCCGTGGGCAATACGGACAAACAGGGCGAAGTCACGTTGTGGACGTACGAGCCTGGGGATGGCGTTATCCCCGGGAAGTACACGGTGGCAATTCGCAAGCTGGAAGTTCTAGCTTTGCCTGACCCCGAGCAGGTCAGCCCCGAAGAGTACTCAAAGGCCATGCGCGAGATGAATCGCGCCTTGAGTGGGACACCTAAACACTTAGTACCCAAAAAGTACAGCAAGCACGAAACGAGCGAACTCACCGCCGAGGTCGTCGACGGCGGTGAGAACATATTTACGTTTGAACTAGAGGACTGA
- a CDS encoding DUF1559 domain-containing protein, which yields MVVISQNSSRRAAFTLVELLVVIAIIGVLVALLLPAVQQARESARRMQCSNRMKQVGLALHNYHDTHGAFPALQMQVTPSRPSGFVALLPYIEQTAVWDNASGASPAFGASDWNPAEQNTLIPELLCPSDPYWQSRAGVNGRKPRSYHFCMGDSVRNNHTDSSTKRGMFITQVNLSFKDIVDGTSNTLALSEVVVGPNEVTRTMKGNVAVTPGINTNPSSPADCWAARGVNGQVDPAVGVTAESYVHRAPGSRWAEGRSFFTGFSTVLPPNSPRCTIAHNDGTWGIWTPSSFHPGGVICGRADGSTQFVPDTIDSGDPTATEVTTGPSPYGVWGALGSINGGEVPSL from the coding sequence ATGGTTGTTATTTCGCAAAACTCCTCGCGCCGCGCTGCATTCACATTGGTAGAACTTCTGGTCGTGATCGCGATCATCGGTGTACTCGTCGCACTGCTCTTGCCAGCGGTTCAACAAGCACGTGAATCAGCTCGGCGGATGCAGTGTTCAAACCGAATGAAACAAGTCGGACTGGCGCTGCATAATTATCACGACACCCACGGTGCGTTTCCGGCGCTGCAGATGCAGGTGACTCCTTCGCGTCCAAGCGGATTTGTTGCGTTGCTTCCGTACATTGAACAAACGGCCGTTTGGGATAATGCATCCGGCGCAAGTCCGGCCTTTGGGGCGTCCGACTGGAACCCCGCCGAGCAAAATACATTGATTCCAGAACTGCTGTGTCCGTCTGATCCCTATTGGCAGTCTCGGGCTGGCGTTAATGGTCGAAAACCGCGGAGCTATCACTTTTGCATGGGAGACAGCGTCCGCAACAATCATACCGACAGTTCGACCAAGCGAGGCATGTTTATCACCCAGGTAAATCTGTCGTTCAAAGACATCGTTGATGGGACGAGCAACACCTTGGCCTTGAGTGAAGTGGTGGTTGGTCCGAATGAGGTAACGCGCACCATGAAAGGGAACGTCGCCGTCACGCCAGGTATCAACACGAACCCATCGAGCCCCGCCGACTGCTGGGCGGCCCGAGGGGTGAATGGTCAAGTCGACCCAGCCGTGGGAGTCACGGCAGAGTCGTACGTGCACCGCGCCCCTGGTAGTCGCTGGGCAGAAGGGAGGTCATTCTTCACCGGTTTCAGCACCGTGCTACCTCCCAATTCGCCACGGTGTACCATTGCCCATAACGACGGGACTTGGGGGATTTGGACTCCCAGTAGTTTTCACCCAGGCGGAGTCATCTGCGGCCGTGCTGACGGCTCGACTCAATTCGTGCCAGATACTATCGATTCCGGAGATCCGACTGCCACGGAAGTCACAACCGGTCCCAGCCCCTACGGTGTGTGGGGGGCGCTGGGCTCGATCAATGGTGGTGAAGTCCCGTCCCTCTAG